From Helicobacteraceae bacterium, a single genomic window includes:
- a CDS encoding PAS domain-containing protein, whose amino-acid sequence MSENGRMIAVDEKSMLVSETDPSGIVRYINDDLIEISGFSEAELVGKPYDFMLHSSVPKSIPIDMGRAINEGGVWKGFVKHRTKGGDYYWVFMTVFPIDSINGEGYLAVRTRANEEEIERYEKKYEQMRLEETR is encoded by the coding sequence ATGAGCGAAAACGGCAGAATGATCGCGGTGGACGAAAAGAGCATGCTCGTTTCGGAAACGGATCCAAGCGGGATAGTTAGATATATTAACGACGATCTGATTGAAATATCCGGTTTCAGCGAAGCGGAACTCGTGGGAAAACCATACGATTTTATGCTCCATAGCAGCGTGCCGAAATCTATACCGATAGATATGGGGCGGGCGATAAACGAGGGCGGGGTATGGAAAGGCTTTGTCAAACACAGGACAAAGGGCGGCGATTACTATTGGGTATTTATGACCGTCTTTCCGATCGACTCCATCAACGGCGAAGGTTATCTCGCCGTTCGCACGAGAGCGAACGAGGAGGAGATAGAGCGTTACGAGAAAAAATACGAGCAAATGCGGCTTGAGGAGACGCGATGA
- a CDS encoding chemotaxis protein CheV, with product MSAELDIQKSVEKMTDSHLNNIMQLAVFYSANYEIYAVNVAKIQNFVILSEINIVPNRDPNSVVVGVAQVRDELVTFVDLDRWLGMPKPDLADFTVGVVCSVSRRRIGFFAREIIGIEDKYSFELKIPDSRALKILYVTNIKINGENKPCAVFDIERLMSDCGFPKEMPPFVLPSKEELKFVRKKALIAEDSVSAAKKLADFFDSLNISYEIYSDGAELISRLDSIDVNEVGLIVTDLEMPVRDGYQVIAHIKRNERLSALPVVVNSSMTSSGVAEKVKRLGAVDHIDKSDTHAMFKLVERYMKERQNK from the coding sequence ATGACGGATAGCCATCTAAACAACATTATGCAGCTCGCGGTTTTTTACTCGGCAAACTACGAGATATACGCCGTAAACGTGGCGAAAATACAAAATTTCGTGATTCTAAGCGAGATTAACATCGTGCCAAACCGCGATCCTAACAGCGTCGTAGTCGGCGTGGCGCAAGTGCGCGACGAGCTGGTAACTTTCGTCGATCTCGATCGCTGGCTTGGAATGCCAAAACCCGATCTCGCGGATTTTACGGTCGGCGTGGTTTGTAGCGTTAGCCGCCGCAGGATCGGTTTTTTTGCCCGCGAGATTATCGGCATCGAGGATAAATATAGCTTCGAGCTTAAAATCCCCGATTCGCGCGCGCTTAAAATCCTCTACGTTACCAACATAAAAATCAACGGCGAGAATAAACCGTGCGCGGTTTTCGATATAGAGCGGCTCATGTCCGATTGCGGGTTTCCCAAAGAGATGCCGCCGTTTGTTCTCCCGTCCAAAGAGGAGCTTAAATTTGTCCGCAAAAAAGCTCTGATCGCCGAGGACAGCGTTTCCGCCGCGAAAAAATTAGCCGATTTTTTTGATTCGCTGAACATATCCTACGAGATCTACTCGGACGGGGCGGAGCTTATATCGCGTTTAGATTCGATAGACGTAAACGAAGTGGGGCTGATCGTAACCGATCTGGAGATGCCCGTGCGCGACGGCTATCAGGTAATTGCGCATATCAAGCGAAACGAGCGGCTTAGCGCGTTGCCGGTAGTGGTCAACTCAAGCATGACCAGTAGCGGCGTTGCGGAGAAAGTCAAACGGCTGGGCGCGGTCGATCATATCGACAAATCGGACACGCACGCGATGTTTAAGCTGGTGGAGCGATATATGAAAGAGAGGCAAAACAAATGA